A single genomic interval of Struthio camelus isolate bStrCam1 chromosome 39, bStrCam1.hap1, whole genome shotgun sequence harbors:
- the CD79A gene encoding B-cell antigen receptor complex-associated protein alpha chain codes for MAGAAGRRGAPLPLVLCLFSGCLWLAPAAANRTCNGSSCPFSLPPPPPPSRLALTPILVENNQTVAAGRCCPGRCSVVVEAGPTSRTATVGDRVSLECVFKAPKDATVTWNRVCPHKNCSASFAPVNTSYGGRSLLLEAGRVTLTFRHVDKQDAGLYFCKVEAGWAAGRSCGTYLRVRNPMAVPFLNIKESTKNRIIMAEGILLLLCAVGPGLFLLFRKRWANERLLQLKKSAYEEENLYEGLNLDECSMYEDISRGLQPTYQDVGSLCAGDTQLEKP; via the exons ATGGCGGGTgctgccggccggcgcggcgccccgctgcccctcgtcctctgcctcttctcag GGTGCCTCTggctggcgcccgccgcggccaACCGGACCTGCAACGGCAGCAGCTGCCCCTtctccctgccgccgccgccgcccccgtccCGCCTGGCCCTGACCCCCATCCTGGTGGAGAACAACCAGACGGTGGCGGCGGGCCGGTGCTGCCCCGGCAGATGCTCCGTGGTGGTGGAGGCCGGGCCCACGTCCCGCACCGCCACGGTGGGCGACCGCGTCAGCCTGGAGTGCGTGTTCAAGGCCCCCAAGGACGCCACGGTGACCTGGAACCGCGTCTGCCCCCACAAGAACTGCAGCGCCTCCTTCGCCCCCGTCAACACCAGCTACGGCGGCCGCTCCCTCTTGCTGGAAGCCGGCCGCGTCACCCTGACCTTCCGCCACGTCGACAAGCAAGACGCCGGCCTCTACTTCTGCAAGGTGGAGGCCGGCTGGGCCGCCGGGCGGTCGTGCGGCACCTACCTGCGCGTGCGCA ACCCGATGGCCGTGCCCTTCCTGAACATCAAGGAATCCACTAAGAACCGGATCATCATGGCGGAGGGcatcctgctcctgctctgcgCCGTGGGACCcggcctcttcctcctctttagg AAGCGATGGGCGAACGAGCGGCTGCTGCAGCTCAAGAAGAGCGCCTACGAGGAGGAGAACCTCTACGAG GGGCTGAACCTGGACGAGTGCTCCATGTACGAGGACATCTCGcgggggctgcagcccacgtACCAGGACGTGGGCAGCCTCTGCGCCGGCGACACGCAGCTGGAGAAGCCGTGA